A section of the Acidobacterium capsulatum ATCC 51196 genome encodes:
- a CDS encoding ABC transporter permease yields MHTLLQDLRYALRQMRKSPGFTLTTVLTLALGIGATTAIFTLVNAVLLKSLPVKDPAGLWRVGNTNACCVDSGLPSFDSTSNDWSIFSYEQYREFRDHTPGFASLAAFQASQPQMAVRRAGSQHAAQPMFGEMVSGNAFSTLGLRAYAGRLLQPSDDHDGAAPVAVMSYQAWQQRYGGDLSVIGANFLVNNVPVTIVGIAPPGFYGEELRPTPPSLWFPLHMITELQPQQDLMHHPEEQWLNLFGRLAPGATAGAVQARMIVELRQFLKSPISGITGPAAALIPRQYLRVTPGGGGVQRMQDQYKADLHLLMWISSFVLLIACANLANLMLARSTSHRQQVSVRMALGAPRRRLVQRALIESLALAVIGGFAGLLVAWGGAHLIVRLAFHHDSLENLHVSPSLPVLGFAFAVSLLTGILFGVAPAWLAAHADPIEALRGANRSTGRRSLFLQKALVITQASVSVVLLCSAGLLVLSLNKLQHQNFGFVTTHRYVVHIDPQTAGYQPSQLDAFYQQLHDTIAAIPGVARVSYSLSSPLDGENTNTSVYIEGLPAPPPESNANLAGFDRVSPDYFAAIGSRIIAGRSFTKADDRSSRPVAIVNQAFVREILHGRAAIGMHFGDWDPNDNNTFEIVGVVQDAKYQYADHAARPMFFEAAAQWTSLPATDTQAANDLRYVNTTHYMRAIEIETHGRVPDLQAKVREALTGINPNLIMIRFASLGEMVRSSLSWQNMIAQLTSLFGLLALVLAAIGLYGVTAYNVAQRTSEIGVRMALGADRSNVLQMVLRGAFLQTGIGLLIGTPAAILAGHMMSTSLFGVGAWNPAVLASTIAVLAFATVVAAIIPARRASSVEPMRALRNE; encoded by the coding sequence ATGCACACCCTGCTGCAAGACCTTCGCTACGCACTGCGCCAGATGCGCAAGTCGCCCGGATTCACCCTGACCACCGTGCTGACGCTGGCGCTCGGCATTGGGGCCACAACGGCGATATTCACTCTGGTCAACGCGGTACTGCTGAAGTCGCTGCCCGTCAAAGATCCTGCCGGGCTATGGCGGGTGGGCAACACCAACGCCTGCTGCGTAGACAGCGGCTTGCCCAGCTTCGACTCTACATCCAATGACTGGTCCATCTTCTCCTATGAGCAATACCGCGAATTCCGCGATCATACCCCGGGCTTTGCCAGTCTGGCTGCTTTTCAGGCGAGCCAGCCGCAAATGGCCGTGCGGCGTGCGGGCAGCCAGCATGCGGCTCAACCCATGTTTGGCGAAATGGTCTCAGGAAACGCATTTTCCACTCTCGGACTGAGGGCCTATGCCGGCCGCCTGCTGCAGCCATCGGATGATCATGATGGTGCCGCGCCAGTCGCGGTGATGAGCTATCAGGCGTGGCAGCAGAGATATGGCGGCGATCTTTCAGTCATCGGCGCGAACTTTCTGGTGAACAATGTGCCGGTAACGATCGTGGGCATTGCTCCGCCGGGCTTTTATGGGGAAGAGTTGCGCCCCACTCCGCCTTCGCTGTGGTTTCCGCTGCATATGATCACAGAGCTCCAGCCGCAGCAGGACCTGATGCATCATCCGGAAGAGCAATGGCTGAATCTGTTTGGCCGTCTCGCTCCCGGAGCTACAGCCGGCGCGGTGCAGGCGCGGATGATCGTCGAACTGCGGCAGTTTTTGAAGAGTCCCATCAGTGGCATCACCGGACCGGCAGCAGCACTGATTCCCCGCCAGTACCTGCGCGTCACGCCTGGCGGCGGCGGCGTGCAACGCATGCAAGACCAGTACAAGGCAGACCTGCATCTGCTGATGTGGATCTCAAGCTTCGTCCTGCTGATCGCCTGCGCCAATCTTGCCAACCTGATGCTGGCGCGCTCCACCTCGCATCGCCAGCAGGTCTCCGTGCGCATGGCCCTGGGTGCCCCGCGGCGGCGGCTTGTGCAGCGTGCGCTCATTGAGAGCCTGGCGCTGGCTGTCATCGGCGGCTTTGCCGGATTACTGGTCGCCTGGGGTGGCGCCCATCTGATAGTTCGCCTGGCCTTTCATCACGATTCGCTGGAGAACCTGCACGTCAGTCCCTCGCTGCCTGTGCTTGGCTTTGCATTTGCAGTCTCGCTCCTTACCGGAATCCTCTTCGGAGTAGCGCCCGCATGGTTAGCGGCGCATGCCGATCCGATTGAAGCCCTGCGCGGAGCCAATCGCTCGACCGGCCGGCGTAGCCTCTTTCTGCAGAAGGCGCTTGTCATCACGCAGGCATCTGTCTCCGTAGTGCTGCTGTGCTCGGCGGGGCTGCTCGTCCTGAGCCTGAACAAGTTGCAGCACCAGAACTTTGGCTTCGTCACCACCCATCGTTATGTGGTCCACATCGATCCGCAGACGGCCGGCTACCAGCCCAGTCAACTGGATGCGTTTTACCAGCAGTTGCACGACACAATCGCGGCGATTCCCGGTGTGGCGCGCGTTTCCTATTCATTGAGCAGCCCGCTCGATGGCGAAAATACCAACACGTCTGTGTACATCGAAGGCCTGCCCGCGCCCCCTCCAGAATCGAATGCGAACCTGGCGGGCTTTGATCGTGTAAGCCCGGACTACTTTGCAGCCATCGGCAGCCGAATCATCGCCGGACGGAGCTTCACAAAGGCTGATGACAGATCCAGCAGGCCAGTGGCGATTGTGAACCAGGCCTTTGTGCGCGAGATTCTGCATGGCAGGGCCGCCATCGGCATGCACTTTGGCGATTGGGATCCAAACGACAACAACACCTTTGAGATCGTAGGCGTCGTGCAGGATGCAAAGTACCAATACGCGGATCACGCGGCGAGGCCCATGTTCTTTGAGGCGGCGGCGCAGTGGACTTCGCTCCCGGCTACGGATACGCAGGCCGCAAATGATCTGCGTTATGTGAACACAACCCACTACATGCGCGCGATTGAAATCGAAACACACGGCCGCGTGCCTGATCTGCAGGCTAAGGTGCGCGAGGCTCTGACCGGAATCAATCCCAACCTCATCATGATTCGCTTTGCCTCACTGGGCGAGATGGTGCGCTCGTCTTTGAGTTGGCAAAACATGATCGCGCAATTGACCTCGTTGTTCGGATTGCTCGCGCTCGTGCTGGCTGCCATCGGCCTCTATGGCGTCACCGCTTACAACGTAGCGCAACGCACCAGCGAAATTGGTGTGCGCATGGCCCTCGGCGCAGATCGCAGCAATGTGCTGCAGATGGTGCTGCGCGGAGCATTCCTGCAAACAGGTATCGGCCTGCTGATCGGGACTCCCGCAGCGATTCTGGCCGGACACATGATGAGCACCAGCCTCTTCGGTGTCGGCGCGTGGAATCCGGCAGTGCTGGCGAGCACCATTGCAGTTCTGGCTTTCGCAACCGTAGTTGCAGCCATTATTCCGGCGCGCCGCGCATCGTCTGTCGAGCCAATGCGGGCCCTGAGAAACGAATAG
- a CDS encoding trehalase family glycosidase, giving the protein MKGSTLKLTRCLRHPFRSLALLLCLLGPVAHAGARSSLSPHAVAGPQPIDAYIHTAWSTLTRSMSDCKSVADPKLKSTPVLYLPRDLAVPANVAAMQKQCHVRVLRLPIVITHFDQIRESQIATPGLLYLPHPYVVPGGRFNEMYGWDSFFILKGLLDDHHIALARGIVENFFFEIAHYGGILNANRTYYFTRSQPPFLSSMIRAIYAAEVAEGHTQAAHAWLVEAYPYAVRDHALWMSPIHQAGNTGLARYFDTGQGPVPEMADDSTYYQDVIRWLLAHPGLHTGYLMHGSPHLDAAARERLAQLSCDPTLSKVCARAHVHGYWLTRSFYKGDRAMRESGFDTTFRFGPFSGSTQHFAPVGLNALLYKYERDLAWMAAQLGKPGEAAKWNSEAETRRAEMNHYLWNAQKKMYFDYNFETHRQSSYAFITTFYPLWAGAADKAQQQGVIASLPLFEHPGGLAISNHDSGVQWDLPYGWAPTEWMAVQGLLRADDQHDARRIASEFNRTVRTTYQHDHAIYEKYDVVNRSNDFRVTAGYTQNVVGFGWTNAVYLEFQSLLAHPGQ; this is encoded by the coding sequence ATGAAAGGTTCGACGCTCAAGCTGACTCGCTGCTTGAGACATCCATTCCGATCTCTTGCTCTGCTCCTGTGCCTGCTCGGTCCGGTCGCGCACGCGGGTGCGCGGTCTTCCCTAAGTCCGCATGCCGTTGCCGGGCCTCAGCCCATCGACGCCTATATTCACACGGCCTGGAGCACGCTCACCCGCTCCATGAGCGATTGCAAGTCGGTCGCAGACCCAAAGCTGAAAAGCACTCCCGTCCTCTACCTGCCGCGCGACCTCGCCGTGCCGGCCAATGTCGCCGCCATGCAAAAGCAGTGTCACGTGCGCGTGCTGCGGCTGCCCATCGTCATCACGCACTTTGATCAGATCAGGGAATCACAGATCGCCACTCCCGGCCTGCTCTATCTGCCGCATCCCTACGTAGTGCCTGGCGGCCGCTTCAATGAAATGTATGGATGGGACAGCTTCTTCATCCTCAAAGGACTGCTCGACGATCACCACATTGCGCTGGCGCGCGGTATCGTCGAAAACTTCTTCTTTGAAATTGCCCACTACGGCGGCATTCTCAACGCTAACCGGACCTACTACTTCACCCGCTCGCAACCGCCGTTTCTCTCCTCGATGATTCGCGCCATCTACGCCGCAGAAGTCGCCGAGGGCCATACTCAAGCAGCGCACGCATGGCTGGTCGAGGCATACCCCTACGCGGTGCGCGATCATGCGTTGTGGATGAGCCCCATTCATCAGGCAGGCAACACGGGCCTGGCCCGCTACTTTGATACCGGTCAGGGGCCGGTGCCGGAGATGGCCGATGACAGCACCTATTACCAGGACGTGATTCGCTGGCTGCTCGCGCACCCCGGCCTGCACACAGGCTATCTGATGCATGGTTCCCCGCATCTCGACGCGGCCGCACGCGAGCGGCTGGCGCAATTAAGCTGTGATCCCACACTCTCAAAAGTCTGCGCGCGCGCGCATGTGCACGGCTACTGGCTGACGCGCAGCTTTTACAAGGGCGACCGCGCCATGCGGGAGTCCGGCTTTGACACAACCTTTCGCTTTGGCCCCTTCAGTGGATCGACCCAGCACTTCGCCCCCGTCGGACTGAACGCCCTGCTCTACAAATATGAGCGCGACCTGGCCTGGATGGCCGCACAACTGGGCAAGCCGGGCGAAGCCGCGAAGTGGAATTCCGAAGCAGAGACGCGCCGCGCAGAGATGAATCACTACCTCTGGAACGCGCAGAAGAAGATGTATTTCGATTACAACTTCGAGACACACCGGCAATCGAGCTACGCCTTCATCACGACGTTCTATCCGCTATGGGCAGGCGCGGCAGACAAAGCGCAGCAGCAGGGCGTCATCGCGTCACTACCTCTCTTCGAGCATCCCGGCGGCCTGGCCATCAGCAATCACGACTCAGGCGTGCAGTGGGATTTACCCTACGGATGGGCGCCCACCGAATGGATGGCCGTGCAAGGTCTGCTGCGCGCTGACGACCAGCACGATGCCCGCCGCATCGCCTCCGAGTTCAATCGCACCGTGCGCACGACCTACCAGCACGACCATGCCATCTATGAGAAGTACGATGTCGTCAACCGCAGCAACGACTTTCGCGTCACTGCCGGCTACACCCAAAACGTAGTGGGCTTCGGGTGGACCAACGCCGTCTATCTGGAGTTTCAATCGCTGCTGGCCCACCCTGGGCAGTGA
- a CDS encoding alginate export family protein gives MIRNIKQLCCMTAIVGMVTVPALNGQPLHSHSPRAIPPKSAPFQPLKWDMLPPWMTLQMELRGRTEDQTAYNYISGNGRVYELTRVRGSVTMRPASWFTGYVQFHDTHALGLPLHEVAANMRDTFDFRQGYANFHYRAAQLIVGRQLLIFGDQRVVGISNWTNNSRSWDGADLRIGKKNRIDLFTTSVVTVHPTSLDTHGAGLTFHGVEGNINTLVRGTSLQPFVLIRREPLVTSQQKIKGAENEVTPGIYFSSKLPYHFDASGTGDFQRGSYSNDSIHAGAAIIRGGYTLARSSWAPHLVLEYKYATGNSHRNPDRISTYDQQYPSNHNAFGLTDLFGFRNIKERRASLSLLPMRSAFVLLQAESLHVASVMDDVYSGSGSASVKPPMMGFASDDIGTEFDASGRYLFKKHFLLQAGQGHFFPGALMTHNQHGAPLTLMYFQVGYRYSVHH, from the coding sequence ATGATTCGTAATATCAAGCAGTTGTGCTGTATGACAGCCATCGTGGGCATGGTCACCGTTCCCGCCCTGAACGGACAGCCGCTTCACAGCCATTCCCCACGCGCTATTCCCCCGAAATCCGCGCCCTTTCAACCTCTCAAGTGGGATATGTTGCCCCCGTGGATGACGCTGCAGATGGAACTGCGCGGCCGCACCGAAGACCAGACCGCGTATAACTACATCTCGGGCAATGGCCGCGTTTATGAGCTGACCCGCGTGCGCGGCTCGGTGACGATGCGTCCTGCCTCATGGTTCACCGGCTACGTGCAGTTTCACGACACGCATGCTCTGGGCCTGCCCCTGCATGAAGTTGCCGCCAACATGCGCGATACCTTTGACTTTCGTCAGGGCTATGCCAACTTCCACTACAGGGCGGCGCAACTGATCGTGGGCCGCCAATTGCTCATCTTTGGCGATCAGCGAGTCGTGGGCATCAGCAACTGGACCAACAACAGCCGCTCCTGGGATGGTGCCGATCTTCGCATTGGCAAGAAGAATCGCATCGATCTCTTCACCACTTCGGTGGTGACGGTTCATCCCACCAGTCTGGACACACACGGCGCGGGACTGACCTTTCACGGCGTCGAAGGCAACATCAACACGCTCGTGCGCGGAACATCGCTGCAGCCCTTTGTGCTGATTCGGCGAGAGCCGCTGGTCACCAGCCAGCAGAAAATCAAAGGGGCGGAAAACGAGGTGACGCCGGGCATCTACTTCTCTTCAAAGCTGCCTTATCATTTCGACGCTTCGGGAACCGGCGACTTCCAGCGCGGCAGCTACTCCAACGATTCCATTCACGCCGGCGCGGCCATTATCCGCGGCGGGTACACCCTGGCACGCTCTTCCTGGGCGCCGCATCTGGTGCTCGAATACAAATACGCGACCGGCAACTCGCATCGCAACCCCGACCGCATCAGCACCTACGACCAACAGTACCCCAGCAACCACAACGCCTTTGGACTGACTGATCTCTTCGGGTTCCGCAACATCAAGGAACGCCGCGCAAGTCTTTCGCTGCTACCCATGCGTTCTGCGTTTGTTCTGTTGCAGGCCGAGTCCCTGCATGTCGCCTCGGTCATGGACGACGTATACTCCGGAAGCGGCAGCGCATCCGTAAAGCCGCCCATGATGGGTTTTGCCAGTGACGATATCGGAACCGAGTTCGACGCCTCAGGCCGGTACCTTTTCAAGAAGCACTTTCTGCTGCAGGCCGGGCAGGGACACTTCTTCCCCGGCGCTCTGATGACCCACAATCAGCATGGCGCTCCGCTCACGCTTATGTACTTTCAGGTCGGATATCGCTACAGCGTGCATCACTAG
- a CDS encoding glycoside hydrolase family 13 protein has protein sequence MKHRVLGAICALAILCLASARLQALPSSPHSSATPHATSATGAPWWKNAVIYEVYPRSFQDSNGDGVGDLNGITQRLGYLQSLGVNAIWLTPIYDSPQVDFGYDISNYYHIDPRYGTMADFDRLVREAKKHHIGVIMDLVLNHTSDKHPWFLESESSRTNPKRDWYIWRNGRKGPNGKLLPPNNWQSDFGGSAWQYDPKTKQFYYHKFYIQQPDLNWNNPQVRKAMYDVARFWIRHGVAGFRLDAITTLFEDPKLRNEKPILGPNGKPQIDAFGEVELDDSLTNNLPQVHDVLRQLRQVADSYHRNVLLIGETYLSSIKDLRAMYGANNDELQLPMDMQVGFINKLDVKEFRARINEAETKLDGDEPLFVFDNHDNVRWERYATAAGVTDPVQRENIARLLAAILFASRDSALMYYGDEIGMVTTPPKTRAEVRDPVGLRGWPKNKGRDGERTPMQWNSGPNAGFSPAGVKTWLPIPPSYKTVNVAVESRQPDSLLAWYKQLIALKHANPALRDGQEIMLNTSNDSVLSWLRKTSQGQAVVVACNFTAQPQTIRFDLKPQGVSGAGLRTLMATPHDAEVQSLDAVHLGPFGVYIGQVE, from the coding sequence ATGAAACATCGAGTGCTTGGCGCCATTTGCGCGCTGGCCATCCTGTGTCTTGCGTCTGCGCGTCTGCAGGCCCTGCCATCTTCTCCGCATTCATCCGCAACACCACATGCCACTAGCGCCACCGGTGCCCCGTGGTGGAAGAACGCTGTCATCTACGAGGTCTACCCGCGCAGCTTTCAGGACTCGAACGGCGACGGCGTCGGCGACCTGAACGGCATCACCCAGCGACTGGGATATCTGCAGTCGCTGGGCGTGAATGCCATCTGGCTGACGCCCATCTATGATTCGCCGCAGGTTGACTTCGGCTATGACATTTCGAACTACTACCATATCGATCCGCGCTACGGCACCATGGCCGACTTTGACCGCCTAGTGCGCGAAGCCAAAAAGCACCATATCGGCGTCATCATGGATCTGGTTCTGAACCATACTTCAGACAAGCATCCGTGGTTCCTCGAGTCGGAGAGTTCGCGGACGAACCCCAAGCGCGACTGGTACATCTGGCGGAACGGCCGCAAGGGACCGAATGGAAAGCTGTTGCCACCTAACAATTGGCAGTCCGATTTTGGCGGCTCGGCCTGGCAGTACGACCCGAAAACCAAGCAGTTCTACTACCACAAGTTTTATATTCAGCAGCCTGACCTGAACTGGAACAATCCGCAGGTGCGCAAGGCGATGTATGACGTGGCGCGCTTCTGGATTCGTCACGGTGTCGCAGGCTTTCGTCTGGATGCCATCACGACGCTCTTTGAGGATCCCAAGCTGCGTAATGAAAAGCCCATCCTGGGGCCGAATGGCAAGCCGCAAATCGACGCCTTCGGGGAAGTGGAGCTGGACGACTCGCTTACCAACAACCTGCCGCAGGTGCATGACGTGCTGCGCCAGTTGCGCCAGGTGGCCGATAGCTATCACCGCAATGTCCTGCTGATTGGGGAAACCTATCTCAGCTCGATCAAAGATTTGCGCGCCATGTATGGGGCAAACAATGACGAACTGCAACTCCCCATGGACATGCAGGTAGGCTTCATCAACAAGCTGGACGTGAAGGAGTTCCGCGCCCGAATCAATGAAGCGGAGACGAAGCTCGACGGCGATGAGCCGCTCTTTGTCTTTGACAATCATGACAACGTACGCTGGGAGCGCTATGCCACGGCGGCGGGTGTCACCGATCCGGTGCAGCGCGAGAATATAGCCCGGCTGCTCGCGGCAATTCTCTTTGCTTCCCGAGATTCCGCGCTGATGTATTACGGCGACGAAATCGGCATGGTGACCACCCCGCCGAAGACCCGGGCCGAGGTACGCGACCCGGTTGGGCTTCGTGGCTGGCCCAAGAACAAGGGCCGCGACGGCGAACGCACCCCTATGCAGTGGAACAGCGGCCCTAATGCAGGCTTCTCACCAGCAGGCGTGAAGACCTGGCTGCCGATTCCGCCGAGCTATAAGACGGTTAATGTCGCGGTGGAGTCGCGGCAACCAGATTCTCTGCTGGCCTGGTATAAGCAGCTCATCGCGCTCAAGCACGCCAATCCTGCCTTGCGCGATGGGCAGGAGATCATGCTGAACACCAGCAACGATAGCGTGCTCTCCTGGCTGCGCAAGACGTCGCAGGGGCAGGCCGTGGTGGTGGCGTGCAACTTCACGGCTCAGCCGCAGACCATTCGATTTGACCTCAAGCCGCAAGGTGTTTCCGGAGCGGGACTTCGCACGCTCATGGCGACCCCTCACGACGCCGAGGTTCAGTCGCTGGACGCGGTGCATCTTGGTCCGTTTGGGGTATACATCGGGCAGGTGGAGTAA
- a CDS encoding OsmC family protein has translation MERTASAVWHGSLKEGKGAITTQSGVLGDTQYSFSTRFEHGTGTNPEELIAAAHAGCFTMALSAQLGNANLTPESLETTAAVKFEKTEQGFTITAIRLTTRAKVPGANQAAFETAAQNAKNGCPISRLFQGNTEITLDAKLV, from the coding sequence ATGGAGCGCACAGCGAGCGCAGTTTGGCATGGCAGCCTGAAGGAAGGCAAGGGAGCCATCACGACGCAAAGCGGAGTGCTGGGAGACACGCAGTATTCATTTTCAACCCGTTTTGAACATGGAACCGGCACTAACCCGGAAGAATTGATTGCGGCCGCCCACGCCGGCTGTTTCACCATGGCGCTGAGCGCACAGCTCGGCAACGCCAACCTGACGCCAGAGTCACTGGAAACGACGGCTGCCGTGAAGTTTGAGAAGACCGAGCAGGGCTTCACGATTACGGCAATCCGTCTGACCACGCGTGCCAAGGTACCCGGCGCCAACCAGGCTGCCTTTGAGACAGCCGCACAGAATGCCAAGAATGGCTGTCCCATCTCGCGGCTCTTCCAGGGGAATACTGAGATCACTCTCGACGCCAAGCTGGTCTAG
- a CDS encoding PD40 domain-containing protein: MHDHSPQPPLIRQITFSGRVSPSDPLFESFGPTATDGSRLYFPEIEEGRAVLAQALIADGETSTIPLPQEIAAPYISDISRDGSSLLLRDHLAARAEQPLWIVPTIGGGARQVPGILAHDATWMPDGQRILYASGDNLYIAQLNGSDVQKFASLPGRAFWLRWSPDGKELRFTLLNSETHSSRLWSIRANGNDAHLLLADDDGSECCGSWTADGRDYVFQKNASEGSNIWVLPSRSGWFWRNRQPYPLTNGPLNYQSPITDTTGRRVFFIGLNLRSELLQYDASSQLFIPYAGGISNASRVAFSRDGEWVAWFRQDDGSLWRSRRNGTERLQLSSGPLDVFMMQWSPDDKKLILMAREPGKRWTIYTLDADGGPLRVVYPENRSQADPNWSPDGKQIVFGRLPDLMAEASMPKAIYIYDLASHHLSKLPGSEGLFSPRWSPDGRYIAALSIDQTRLMLYDLKTHLWKTLAQQSVADPAWAHGAPAIYFHDFVQPGQPLYRVDVKAGAIQKIADLRDLRAADAVDYRFAGLTPENVPLVDARTSAANMYTMKLPEN; this comes from the coding sequence GTGCATGACCATTCTCCGCAGCCACCCCTGATTCGGCAGATCACATTTTCAGGGCGCGTTTCGCCAAGCGATCCTCTATTCGAAAGCTTTGGCCCTACCGCGACCGACGGTTCGCGGCTCTACTTTCCGGAGATTGAGGAGGGGCGCGCGGTCCTGGCCCAGGCGCTCATCGCCGACGGAGAGACGAGCACGATTCCCTTGCCGCAGGAGATCGCGGCTCCTTATATCAGCGATATTTCCCGCGATGGATCAAGTCTGCTGCTGCGCGACCATCTCGCCGCCAGGGCCGAGCAGCCCCTCTGGATTGTGCCGACGATCGGCGGCGGAGCCAGGCAGGTTCCGGGTATCCTGGCGCACGATGCCACATGGATGCCGGATGGGCAGCGCATCCTGTATGCCAGCGGCGACAATTTATATATCGCGCAATTGAACGGCTCGGATGTTCAGAAGTTTGCCTCGCTACCGGGACGCGCCTTCTGGCTGCGGTGGTCGCCCGACGGCAAAGAACTGCGGTTCACGCTGCTGAACAGTGAGACGCACAGCTCCCGCTTGTGGTCGATTCGCGCCAATGGAAATGATGCCCACCTGCTGCTCGCCGACGACGACGGCTCAGAGTGTTGCGGAAGCTGGACGGCGGATGGCAGGGACTACGTCTTTCAAAAGAACGCCAGCGAGGGCTCGAACATCTGGGTGCTGCCCAGCCGGAGCGGTTGGTTCTGGCGGAACCGGCAACCGTACCCGCTGACAAACGGTCCCCTCAACTACCAGTCGCCCATCACGGACACGACAGGGCGCCGAGTCTTCTTTATCGGGCTCAATCTGCGCTCAGAACTTCTGCAATACGATGCCTCGTCGCAGCTCTTTATTCCGTATGCCGGGGGCATCAGCAACGCGAGCCGGGTAGCATTCTCACGAGATGGGGAATGGGTCGCCTGGTTTCGGCAGGACGATGGCTCACTCTGGCGCAGCCGCCGGAACGGCACCGAACGGCTGCAGTTGAGCAGCGGACCGTTGGACGTCTTTATGATGCAGTGGTCGCCAGACGATAAAAAGCTGATCCTGATGGCCCGGGAACCGGGCAAGCGATGGACGATCTACACGCTTGATGCCGACGGCGGCCCTCTTCGCGTCGTCTATCCTGAAAACCGCAGCCAGGCTGACCCCAACTGGTCCCCTGATGGCAAGCAGATCGTCTTTGGAAGGCTTCCCGACCTGATGGCCGAGGCCTCGATGCCGAAGGCCATCTATATCTATGACCTGGCCAGTCATCACCTGAGCAAGTTGCCGGGCTCCGAGGGGCTCTTCAGCCCGCGCTGGTCCCCGGATGGGCGCTACATTGCCGCACTCTCTATCGACCAGACCCGGCTCATGCTGTACGACCTGAAAACACACCTCTGGAAGACACTCGCGCAGCAGAGCGTGGCCGATCCGGCATGGGCGCATGGCGCGCCCGCCATTTACTTTCATGACTTTGTGCAGCCGGGCCAGCCGCTCTATCGGGTGGATGTGAAGGCGGGTGCTATCCAGAAGATTGCCGACCTGCGCGACCTGCGCGCCGCCGACGCCGTGGACTATCGCTTTGCCGGGCTCACACCCGAGAATGTTCCCCTGGTGGATGCACGCACTTCCGCAGCAAACATGTACACCATGAAACTACCTGAAAACTGA
- a CDS encoding winged helix-turn-helix domain-containing protein has translation MSTPLESPPHPVRKLRFGLFEADLSTGELRKSGIRIRIQAQPFRVLSFLLERPGEVVTREEIQQRLWGSDTIVDFDHSLGTAINKLREALGDSADNPRFIETLARRGYRFLAPVTQVHEHEETPGEPAARTNMEEPSAVAIPESGPKSSISSKHPLSRAWTWTAASLAAMALGAICFLAGGMCMTILRSHP, from the coding sequence ATGAGCACCCCTTTGGAATCTCCTCCTCACCCGGTTCGCAAGCTGAGGTTCGGCCTGTTTGAGGCAGACCTGAGCACAGGCGAGCTGCGCAAATCGGGAATCCGAATTCGCATTCAGGCTCAACCATTTCGAGTGTTGAGTTTCTTACTGGAAAGGCCCGGTGAGGTTGTCACCCGCGAAGAGATCCAGCAGCGGCTGTGGGGCTCCGACACCATTGTGGATTTCGACCACAGTCTGGGAACCGCCATCAATAAATTGCGCGAGGCGCTGGGAGACTCAGCGGATAATCCACGCTTCATAGAAACGCTGGCGCGGCGTGGATACCGCTTTCTGGCTCCAGTCACGCAGGTGCATGAGCATGAGGAGACTCCGGGGGAGCCGGCCGCCAGAACGAACATGGAAGAGCCCTCTGCGGTTGCAATTCCCGAATCCGGCCCCAAAAGCTCGATATCATCCAAGCACCCTCTCAGCCGCGCGTGGACTTGGACGGCGGCATCGCTCGCCGCGATGGCCCTGGGCGCGATCTGCTTCCTGGCCGGGGGTATGTGCATGACCATTCTCCGCAGCCACCCCTGA